A section of the Dehalobacter sp. DCM genome encodes:
- the rpmC gene encoding 50S ribosomal protein L29 → MAKNKDFRDMTDEELLKQVDGLKTELFNLRFQMATGQLDNPMRIREVRKGIARGKTILRERELKRA, encoded by the coding sequence ATGGCGAAGAATAAAGATTTCCGTGACATGACCGATGAAGAGCTTCTGAAACAAGTTGACGGGTTGAAAACGGAATTATTCAATTTGCGTTTCCAAATGGCTACGGGACAGCTGGACAATCCGATGCGGATCAGAGAGGTTCGTAAAGGAATCGCCAGAGGCAAGACCATTCTCCGTGAGCGCGAGCTCAAGCGTGCTTAA
- the rpsC gene encoding 30S ribosomal protein S3 — translation MGQKVNPKGLRIGIIRSWEGRWYADKNYSELLHEDLKIRKFVIEKLQQAGVPKVEIERAANRVKVSVHAAKPGIVIGRGGAEVENLRKALEVMTGKQVAVNIVEIKKPELDAKLVADSVAQQLEKRISFRRAMKQTVGRTMRSGAQGIKISCSGRLGGAEIARTEWYNEGKVPLHTLRADIDYGFSEANTTYGKIGVKVWIYRGEVLPTKKAVQEEGGV, via the coding sequence ATGGGTCAAAAAGTTAATCCCAAAGGTCTTCGTATTGGCATTATCCGTTCCTGGGAAGGCCGCTGGTATGCTGATAAAAATTACAGTGAGCTCCTTCACGAAGACTTAAAGATTCGAAAATTTGTTATCGAAAAACTCCAACAAGCCGGAGTGCCTAAAGTAGAAATAGAACGTGCTGCAAACCGGGTCAAAGTCTCTGTACATGCTGCCAAACCGGGTATCGTTATCGGACGTGGCGGGGCAGAAGTAGAAAACCTGCGTAAAGCACTGGAAGTAATGACCGGTAAACAAGTTGCAGTCAATATTGTTGAAATCAAAAAACCTGAACTGGATGCCAAACTCGTTGCTGACAGTGTTGCACAGCAGCTGGAGAAACGTATCTCCTTCCGTAGAGCAATGAAGCAGACCGTGGGTCGTACCATGCGTTCCGGCGCTCAGGGAATCAAGATTTCCTGCAGCGGACGCTTAGGCGGTGCGGAAATTGCGCGTACCGAGTGGTATAACGAAGGCAAAGTGCCGCTTCATACTCTGCGCGCGGATATCGACTATGGATTTTCTGAAGCCAATACCACGTATGGCAAAATTGGCGTAAAAGTATGGATCTACCGTGGAGAAGTTCTTCCGACCAAGAAGGCAGTCCAGGAGGAAGGAGGAGTATAA
- the rpsS gene encoding 30S ribosomal protein S19, whose product MGRSLKKGPFVEVRLLQRIEDMNKSGEKRVLKTWSRRSTIFPQMIGHTIAVHDGRKHVPVYVTEDMVGHKLGEFAMTRTYKGHAGSEKSSGLR is encoded by the coding sequence ATGGGCAGATCTCTAAAAAAGGGACCGTTTGTCGAAGTTCGTCTGCTGCAACGGATCGAAGATATGAATAAGAGTGGCGAAAAAAGAGTATTAAAAACGTGGTCCAGACGTTCCACCATTTTCCCGCAGATGATCGGTCATACGATCGCGGTTCATGACGGAAGGAAACACGTACCGGTATATGTTACTGAAGATATGGTTGGACACAAACTTGGTGAGTTTGCAATGACCCGGACGTATAAAGGACATGCCGGAAGCGAAAAATCGAGCGGCTTACGCTAG
- the rpsQ gene encoding 30S ribosomal protein S17 → MERSQRKTQSGKVVSDKMDKTIVVVVETRKKHPIYHKTVKVTKKYKAHDENNEAKTGDTVLIMETRPLSKEKNWRLVKVVEKAVVL, encoded by the coding sequence TTGGAAAGATCACAGCGTAAAACCCAATCTGGAAAAGTTGTCAGCGACAAAATGGATAAGACCATCGTTGTCGTTGTTGAAACCCGTAAAAAGCACCCGATCTATCATAAGACGGTTAAAGTAACAAAAAAATACAAAGCGCATGATGAAAATAACGAGGCAAAAACAGGTGACACTGTCCTCATTATGGAAACCAGACCCTTAAGCAAAGAAAAGAATTGGCGTTTGGTAAAAGTAGTTGAGAAAGCAGTTGTTCTCTAA
- the rplP gene encoding 50S ribosomal protein L16 translates to MLVPTRVKHRKQHRPSLKGTAQKGNKVAYGEYGLMALESAWITNRQIEAARIAMTRYIKRGGKVWINIFPDRPITAKPAETRMGSGKGTPEYWIAVVKPNRVMFELAGVSEEVAREALRLAMHKLPIKCKFVRKEDQVGEQAGGGVDGEE, encoded by the coding sequence ATGCTAGTACCAACCAGAGTAAAGCATCGTAAACAACATCGTCCCAGCTTAAAAGGAACAGCCCAAAAGGGCAACAAGGTTGCTTACGGTGAGTATGGACTCATGGCTCTCGAAAGTGCTTGGATCACCAATCGTCAGATTGAGGCAGCACGTATTGCAATGACCCGTTACATCAAACGTGGCGGTAAAGTATGGATAAATATCTTCCCCGACAGGCCGATTACGGCAAAACCTGCTGAAACCAGAATGGGAAGCGGAAAAGGTACTCCCGAGTACTGGATTGCAGTCGTAAAACCGAACCGGGTCATGTTTGAACTGGCCGGGGTTTCTGAGGAAGTTGCCCGCGAAGCATTAAGACTCGCAATGCATAAACTTCCAATAAAATGCAAGTTCGTCCGTAAAGAGGATCAGGTCGGAGAACAGGCTGGAGGTGGCGTAGATGGCGAAGAATAA
- the rplN gene encoding 50S ribosomal protein L14: MIQAESTLKVGDNTGAKKLLCIRVLGGSKRRYATIGDVIVAAVKEATPGGVVKKGDVVKAVVVRTKKEIKRPDGSYIRFSENAAVIIKDDKSPKGTRIFGPVARELREKDYMKIVSLAPEVL, encoded by the coding sequence ATGATTCAGGCTGAATCGACCCTTAAAGTGGGAGATAATACCGGTGCAAAGAAATTATTATGTATCCGTGTATTGGGTGGTTCTAAACGTCGTTACGCAACAATAGGTGATGTGATCGTTGCTGCTGTTAAAGAAGCAACACCAGGCGGCGTTGTCAAAAAAGGTGATGTTGTCAAAGCTGTTGTTGTTCGTACTAAGAAAGAAATAAAAAGACCGGATGGTTCGTATATCCGTTTTTCCGAAAATGCCGCTGTCATCATCAAAGATGATAAAAGTCCGAAAGGTACGCGTATTTTTGGGCCGGTAGCCCGTGAACTCAGAGAAAAAGACTACATGAAAATTGTGTCGCTGGCACCGGAAGTACTCTAA
- a CDS encoding type Z 30S ribosomal protein S14, with protein sequence MAKTSMKVRQSRQPKYSVRAHNRCKICGRPHAYMRKFGICRICFRELAYKGELPGITKASW encoded by the coding sequence ATGGCCAAGACGTCAATGAAAGTTCGTCAATCGCGCCAACCAAAATATAGTGTTCGCGCCCATAACCGCTGCAAGATATGTGGCCGTCCTCACGCTTATATGAGGAAATTTGGAATATGCAGGATATGCTTCAGAGAATTGGCTTACAAGGGCGAACTGCCCGGTATAACCAAGGCTAGCTGGTAA
- the rplV gene encoding 50S ribosomal protein L22, producing the protein METKAVAKFIRISPRKVRLVVDLIRGKKVEEAMAILKFTPNISAEPVSKVLRSAVANAEHNLEMSPDDLFVTKVFVDQGPTLKRIMPRAQGRADRIRKRTSHITVVVGDKKED; encoded by the coding sequence ATGGAAACAAAAGCAGTAGCTAAATTTATCCGTATCTCTCCTCGCAAGGTGCGCCTGGTTGTCGATTTGATTCGCGGCAAAAAGGTCGAAGAAGCAATGGCGATCCTCAAATTTACACCGAACATCTCCGCTGAGCCGGTGAGCAAGGTACTCAGATCTGCAGTTGCCAATGCTGAACACAACCTGGAAATGAGTCCGGATGATCTATTTGTTACCAAAGTATTCGTTGATCAGGGACCAACCTTGAAACGTATCATGCCCAGAGCGCAGGGTAGAGCTGACAGGATTCGTAAACGGACCAGTCACATTACCGTTGTTGTCGGGGATAAGAAGGAGGATTAG
- the rplE gene encoding 50S ribosomal protein L5 yields MARLKDYYKNEITPALQKNFNYTNVMQTPKLDKVVINIGLGEAIQNPKAIDSAVDDIMTITGQKPVVTRAKKSIAAFKLRAGMPIGVKVTLRGDRMYEFVDRLINVALPRVRDFQGVSAKAFDGRGNYTLGIKEQLIFPEINFDKIDKLRGMDIVFVTTAKTDEEAKELLKGFRMPFRD; encoded by the coding sequence GTGGCCCGCTTAAAAGATTATTATAAAAATGAAATAACCCCGGCACTGCAGAAGAATTTTAACTACACGAACGTGATGCAGACACCGAAGCTGGATAAAGTCGTGATCAATATCGGATTAGGGGAAGCGATTCAAAATCCGAAAGCGATTGACTCAGCTGTTGATGACATCATGACCATTACAGGACAAAAACCTGTGGTAACACGCGCCAAGAAGTCTATTGCTGCGTTTAAACTTCGTGCAGGAATGCCAATTGGAGTAAAGGTGACCTTAAGAGGTGACCGGATGTATGAGTTTGTTGACAGACTGATCAACGTTGCACTTCCTCGGGTAAGAGATTTTCAGGGAGTATCCGCTAAAGCCTTTGATGGAAGGGGTAATTACACCCTTGGTATCAAAGAACAGCTGATTTTCCCGGAAATCAATTTCGACAAGATCGATAAGCTCAGAGGTATGGATATTGTCTTCGTGACAACGGCGAAAACTGATGAAGAGGCAAAAGAACTTCTTAAGGGGTTCCGGATGCCATTCCGTGACTAG
- the rplX gene encoding 50S ribosomal protein L24, whose amino-acid sequence MSAEKTKVNVKKGDMVMVITGKDAGKKGKVLEVLPQKSRVVVEKVNVVKKHQKPTKDNPQGGIMDKEAPIHSSNVMLFCTECNSVTRKSIKETGEGKVRVCKKCGSNLPDANKK is encoded by the coding sequence ATGTCCGCCGAAAAAACAAAAGTGAACGTAAAAAAAGGCGATATGGTGATGGTTATTACCGGTAAGGATGCCGGGAAAAAAGGTAAAGTGCTCGAAGTCCTTCCGCAAAAAAGCAGAGTTGTGGTCGAAAAGGTCAACGTCGTTAAAAAGCACCAGAAACCGACCAAGGACAACCCTCAGGGCGGAATCATGGACAAAGAAGCGCCGATCCATAGTTCAAATGTCATGTTGTTCTGTACAGAATGTAATTCTGTAACCAGAAAAAGTATAAAAGAGACCGGCGAAGGAAAAGTTCGCGTCTGTAAAAAATGCGGAAGCAATTTACCTGACGCAAATAAGAAGTAA